A stretch of the Lolium perenne isolate Kyuss_39 chromosome 3, Kyuss_2.0, whole genome shotgun sequence genome encodes the following:
- the LOC127342654 gene encoding ubiquitin carboxyl-terminal hydrolase 7: MVTVSVKWQKQVFSDIEIDTSQSPFVFKAQLYALTGVPPERQKIMVKGGILKDDADWSTLAVKNGQKLMMIGTADEIVRAPEKSPVFVEDLPEEEQAAALGHSAGLYNLGNTCYMNSTLQCLHSVPELKSALLSYSDNVRGTGVDQTSHSLTVATRNTFGELDQSVRPVAPLHFLQMLRKKYPQFAQQQNNVYMQQDAEECWTQLVYTLSQTLTSEGSEPTASQMKELFGIDLVSRVHCAESGEESSEAESVYSLKCHISHDVNHLHEGLKHGLKTELEKVSPSLGRTAVYTRESRINDLPRYLTVQFVRFFWKRESNQKAKILRKVDYPLELDVYDFCSDELKQKLQAPRQVMRDAENAKFGLKVQGKTNSLKDIEGSSTSAGESSSMDIDKADSSIPKKQITGVYDLIAVLTHKGRSADSGHYVGWVKQDDGKWIEFDDDNPSIRKEEEILKLSGGGDWHMAYICLYKARVI; this comes from the exons ATGGTGACCG TAAGTGTGAAATGGCAGAAGCAGGTCTTTTCAGACATAGAGATTGACACCAGCCAGTCGCCCTTCGTTTTCAAGGCCCAGTTGTACGCGCTGACTGGTGTACCCCCAGAACGGCAAAAAATTATGGTGAAGGGTGGAATACTGAAG GATGATGCAGATTGGTCTACTTTGGCAGTGAaaaat GGTCAAAAGTTGATGATGATAGGTACGGCTGATGAGATTGTGAGGGCTCCAGAGAAAAGTCCAGTGTTCGTTGAAGATCTACCAGAAGAAGAGCAAGCAGCTGCATTG GGGCACAGTGCTGGTCTCTATAACCTGGGGAATACATGTTACATGAATTCCACTTTGCAATGTCTGCATTCTGTTCCAGAGCTGAAGTCAGCATTACTGAG TTACTCAGATAATGTGAGAGGTACTGGGGTGGATCAAACCTCCCATAGTTTAACAGTTGCTACCCGTAATACTTTTGGAGAGCTTGATCAAAGCGTTCGACCAGTTGCACCTCTACACTTCTTACAG ATGCTGCGGAAGAAATACCCCCAATTTGCCCAGCAGCAAAATAATGTTTACATGCAACAG GATGCGGAAGAATGCTGGACGCAGTTGGTGTACACACTTTCTCAAACTCTTACATCAGAAGGAAG TGAACCTACTGCCAGTCAGATGAAGGAGCTTTTTGGGATTGATCTTGTGAGCAG GGTACACTGTGCAGAAAGCGGTGAGGAGAGTTCAGAGGCAGAGTCAGTTTATTCTCTGAAGTGCCATATATCTCATGATGTGAACCACCTTCATGAAGGACTGAAGCAT GGTTTGAAGACAGAACTTGAGAAAGTTTCGCCATCACTGGGTCGAACTGCTGTTTACACAAGAGAGTCAAGAATAAACGACTTGCCTAG GTACTTGACTGTGCAGTTTGTTCGATTCTTTTGGAAAAGGGAGTCGAACCAAAAGGCAAAGATTTTACGT AAAGTGGATTATCCCCTGGAACTTGATGTATATGACTTCTGCTCAGATGAACTGAAACAAAAGCTCCAGGCTCCTCGACAG GTGATGAGAGATGCAGAAAATGCCAAGTTTGGTTTGAAAGTACAGGGGAAAACAAACAGCTTAAAAGATATCGAG GGCTCATCAACTAGTGCCGGAGAATCATCTAGCATGGACATTGACAAAG CTGACTCTTCTATACCAAAGAAACAAATAACTGGGGTCTATGATTTAATTGCTGTCTTGACGCACAAAGGAAGAAGTGCAGATTCTGGCCACTACGTTGGCTGGGTTAAGCAAGATGACG GAAAATGGATCGAGTTTGATGATGACAACCCAAGCATACGCAAGGAAGAAGAGATTTTGAAACTATCAGGCGGAG GTGACTGGCACATGGCTTACATCTGCCTGTACAAAGCTCGTGTTATCTGA
- the LOC127342655 gene encoding LRR receptor-like serine/threonine-protein kinase RPK2 — protein MATPYHLLLLLLVLVPLASSSADREVLLALKEAVTNDPAAVLSAWSSDSDSDSDHCHWRGVTCHPSSSAVAAIDLPAASLSGALPALLPPHLLRLDLSLNNFSGPVPAAFLASPTLRALNLSSNRLSGPLTFPPSNSSPPCPALVHLRLAANFLVGEIPAAVAQCRALRLLDLSRNVLEGAVPRALGRLAALRVLDVSRNSLTDRIPHELAGCRDLAVLVLTDPAASASPGDQPEFNAFVGLLPPEVATIPTLQVLWAPRANLDGRLPSYRNSSCSLRAVNLGQNYIAGPVPPWLGECGDLTFLDLSSNSLEGSMPAQLNIGCMKYLNVSRNLLSGPFLSSMDGMCSSRLIDDDVLVYHYYQGLVGNALIGNPFGSMLGDITHAAVHDFSNNGFAGALPSIDLHLGENYSYGLLLNSNTFNGTLSGGFFGFCKGASGIAVNLSSNQLSGSLDMVASCTALQAFEAGENKFSGSISHSIGDLHLLRSLILSGNNLTGEITGQFANLAALEVLMLDHNRLSGSIPPSFSELAQLSVFDVSFNNLSGDIPYLRHSADCTFFVGNPLLSSCLGPNPNASVPLSPSNNRQKWTQRLGGHMTRSKILMVIVVAAATAIVSFILAIVLFFVYERRKRAKIVSFRRKAVVTFADAPPELNFDNLIRATSNFSIQNLIGTGGFGATYKAELAPGYLVAVKRLAMGRFQGLQQFDAEIATLGRIRHRNLVTLIGYHIGASDTFLIYNYLSGGNLESFIHEMGSKRVSWAEVYTIATDVAQVLAFLHCACTPRIIHRDIKPSNILLDEDLNAYLSDFGLARLIEVTQTHATTDVAGTFGYVAPEYATTCRVSDKSDVYSFGVVLLELMSGKRSLDPSFSQFGDGFTIVTWGRMLMQEDRTSEFFSPGLWDTAPKYRLTEMLKIAASCTSESLAIRPSMRQVAARLKQLRNEQ, from the coding sequence ATGGCGACTCCGTaccatctcctcctcctcctcctcgttctTGTCCCGCTGGCGTCCTCCTCCGCCGACCGTGAGGTCCTGCTCGCGCTCAAGGAAGCCGTCACCAACGACCCAGCCGCCGTCCTCTCCGCCTggtcctccgactccgactccgaCTCCGACCACTGCCATTGGCGCGGTGTCACCTGCcacccctcctcctccgccgtcgccgcaatCGACCTCCCCGCCGCCTCCCTCTCCGGCGCCCTCCCCGCGCTCCTCCCCCCGCACCTCCTCCGCCTCGACCTCTCCCTCAACAACTTCTCCGGCCCTGTCCCCGCCGCCTTCCTCGCGTCCCCGACCCTCCGCGCCCTAAACCTCTCCTCCAACCGTCTCTCGGGACCTCTAACCTTCCCGCCTTCCAACTCCTCGCCGCCCTGCCCCGCCCTGGTCCACCTCCGCCTCGCCGCCAACTTCCTCGTCGGCGAAATCCCCGCCGCGGTCGCCCAATGCCGCGCCCTACGTCTCCTCGACCTCTCCCGCAACGTCCTCGAGGGAGCCGTCCCGCGCGCGCTCGGCCGCCTCGCCGCCCTCCGCGTCCTCGACGTCTCCCGCAACAGCCTCACCGACAGGATCCCCCACGAGCTCGCCGGCTGCCGGGACCTCGCCGTGCTCGTGCTCACCGACCCCGCCGCGTCCGCGTCGCCGGGGGATCAGCCAGAGTTCAACGCCTTCGTTGGCCTGCTGCCTCCGGAGGTGGCCACCATCCCAACACTGCAGGTTCTATGGGCACCCAGAGCCAACCTCGACGGCCGTCTGCCAAGCTACAGGAACAGTTCCTGCAGCCTCCGAGCGGTCAACCTTGGGCAGAACTACATTGCTGGTCCGGTGCCGCCATGGCTTGGTGAGTGTGGCGACTTGACATTTCTTGATCTCAGCTCCAACAGCCTCGAGGGCTCCATGCCTGCTCAACTGAATATTGGATGTATGAAATACCTCAATGTCAGCCGGAATTTGCTCTCAGGCCCCTTCCTGTCATCCATGGACGGCATGTGCTCGAGCCGTTTGATCGATGACGATGTTCTAGTCTATCACTATTATCAGGGATTGGTTGGGAATGCCTTGATTGGCAACCCTTTTGGCTCGATGCTGGGGGACATCACCCACGCCGCTGTCCATGATTTCAGCAACAATGGCTTCGCCGGGGCGTTGCCTTCTATTGACTTGCATCTTGGTGAGAATTACTCTTACGGCTTGTTGCTCAACAGTAATACATTCAACGGCACACTTTCTGGTGGGTTCTTCGGATTCTGCAAAGGTGCAAGTGGGATTGCTGTCAATTTGAGTAGTAATCAGCTGTCGGGTAGTCTTGATATGGTGGCAAGTTGTACGGCTCTTCAAGCTTTCGAGGCTGGTGAGAACAAGTTCAGTGGCTCTATCTCTCATAGCATTGGTGACCTGCATTTGCTGCGTAGCTTGATCTTGAGTGGAAACAATTTGACAGGCGAGATCACCGGGCAGTTTGCTAATTTGGCTGCTCTGGAAGTACTCATGCTTGACCACAACAGGCTCTCAGGAAGCATCCCTCCAAGTTTCAGTGAACTGGCTCAACTATCAGTGTTTGATGTCTCTTTCAACAACCTATCGGGTGACATTCCTTACCTAAGGCACTCTGCTGACTGCACTTTCTTTGTTGGCAATCCCCTACTGTCCTCGTGTTTGGGTCCAAATCCAAATGCATCAGTACCACTATCACCGTCAAATAATCGCCAGAAGTGGACTCAAAGATTGGGTGGTCACATGACCAGATCCAAGATTCTGATGGTGATTGTAGTTGCTGCTGCAACTGCCATAGTGTCTTTTATTCTCGCAATCGTTCTCTTCTTTGTGTATGAGAGAAGGAAACGAGCGAAGATTGTGAGTTTTAGGAGAAAAGCTGTTGTGACATTCGCTGATGCTCCTCCTGAGCTTAATTTTGACAACCTTATCCGCGCAACCAGTAACTTCAGCATCCAGAACTTGATTGGAACAGGTGGTTTTGGTGCCACTTATAAGGCTGAGCTCGCTCCTGGTTATCTTGTAGCAGTGAAGAGGCTAGCCATGGGGCGTTTCCAAGGCCTCCAGCAGTTTGATGCGGAAATCGCAACTCTCGGAAGAATTCGACACAGGAATCTCGTCACACTTATTGGATACCACATAGGAGCATCAGACACTTTTCTGATCTACAACTATCTCTCAGGCGGAAACCTTGAGAGCTTTATACATGAGATGGGGAGCAAAAGGGTATCCTGGGCTGAGGTCTATACCATAGCGACGGatgttgcgcaagtgctggctttCCTTCACTGTGCCTGCACACCTCGGATCATCCATCGAGACATCAAACCGAGCAATATCCTGCTTGATGAAGACCTGAACGCATACCTGTCTGATTTCGGTCTGGCGAGGCTGATAGAGGTTACGCAGACGCATGCCACGACTGATGTCGCTGGGACCTTTGGCTATGTCGCGCCTGAATACGCGACTACCTGCAGAGTCTCTGACAAGTCTGACGTATATAGTTTTGGAGTCGTCCTTCTGGAGTTGATGTCAGGCAAGAGGTCTTTGGATCCCTCGTTCTCGCAGTTCGGTGATGGATTTACAATTGTAACATGGGGGAGAATGCTGATGCAGGAGGACCGCACCAGTGAATTCTTCTCCCCGGGACTGTGGGATACAGCACCGAAGTACAGGTTGACAGAGATGCTAAAGATTGCTGCATCTTGCACCTCAGAGTCGCTAGCCATTCGGCCATCAATGAGGCAGGTTGCAGCAAGGTTGAAGCAACTGAGGAATGAGCAATGA